A genomic stretch from Vibrio neptunius includes:
- a CDS encoding AsmA family protein, with amino-acid sequence MKKLLLYIAIPLVIIIGALLALVLLVNPNQFKPLIVEQAQKQTGLELIIEGDISWQFYPSIGFELGKTELRNPQGFSQPNMFKVDTVGVDVSVMPLLSQQLEIGNVTLTGAEFYLETLKDGRKNIDVLTQAQTTQVEAAATATDTPSPEASTENAPSESSPSPVSAWTINLAGVTVSNAAVEIQDKQAGSYTKLYDVSLNLSEFAIDTWTKAEFAAKGENNQQKFTAQGSAEFKLAKGFAEYALRNIDLNASFSDPATKMDSIKLGLETFEFDKANALTYSLAGQAAGLDINMKGAGALMVDTAISKVVMNKLTLDATFKGDALPQSPMKVDMASDLTFDLTKSHLSFVLETLTANALAFDGKADVTLGDIPKVRFALHSPNIDLDEFLGLNKPAENASQPDTSGPANTDSTSSNSDPVSTNSAAASSSKPQAEVEPDLSALKTLDVKGDITIDKFKASNARMQNVTASFYVNRGIAELTSFSSNLYQGSITATAKLDARKSPASYTAKKQIKGVKVLPLLKDVANNDMLEGTGNIDVDVKGSSLTPTGIQKNLVGTVGINFTDGAVNGINVAQLIRENYAKIKGQKVESSNETQKTDFSAMKATLKLNKGNVSTNDLTMQSPLLRIRGNGSANYLNQTVDFTVSTSIVGSLEGQGGKDIDELRDVTIPINISGSWQQPKFKLVFDDVLKQKAQKEIDRGLKKLDEKLGEKIKDEKTKEVINGLLKGLFN; translated from the coding sequence ATGAAGAAACTGTTGCTATATATAGCGATTCCTCTAGTAATCATTATCGGTGCACTATTGGCACTGGTGCTGTTGGTTAACCCAAACCAATTTAAACCCCTCATTGTTGAGCAGGCGCAAAAACAAACAGGCCTTGAGCTAATCATTGAAGGCGATATCAGCTGGCAATTCTACCCGTCTATCGGCTTTGAGCTAGGCAAAACAGAACTGCGTAATCCGCAGGGTTTTAGCCAGCCAAATATGTTTAAAGTTGACACGGTAGGCGTAGATGTTTCTGTTATGCCTTTACTCAGTCAACAACTTGAAATTGGCAATGTTACTCTCACGGGTGCTGAGTTTTACCTCGAAACACTCAAAGATGGTCGAAAGAACATTGATGTATTGACTCAGGCTCAAACTACGCAGGTGGAGGCCGCCGCAACGGCAACGGATACACCAAGCCCCGAAGCATCTACGGAAAACGCTCCGTCAGAGTCAAGCCCAAGTCCTGTCTCTGCTTGGACGATTAATCTTGCAGGAGTCACCGTCTCCAATGCTGCGGTTGAAATCCAAGATAAACAGGCAGGCTCTTACACTAAGCTCTACGACGTGTCGCTTAACTTGTCTGAGTTTGCTATCGACACTTGGACCAAAGCAGAATTTGCTGCCAAAGGCGAAAACAACCAGCAAAAATTCACGGCGCAAGGCAGTGCTGAATTTAAGCTAGCAAAAGGCTTTGCTGAGTATGCGTTGCGTAATATTGATCTCAATGCGAGCTTTAGTGATCCGGCAACCAAGATGGATTCAATCAAGCTTGGGTTAGAAACGTTTGAGTTTGATAAAGCAAACGCTTTGACTTACAGCCTTGCAGGTCAAGCGGCTGGTCTCGACATCAATATGAAAGGCGCAGGTGCGCTGATGGTCGACACCGCGATTTCTAAAGTGGTGATGAATAAGCTGACTTTGGATGCGACATTCAAAGGTGATGCACTGCCTCAATCGCCAATGAAAGTGGATATGGCCTCTGATTTGACGTTTGACCTGACGAAAAGCCACTTGAGCTTTGTGTTAGAGACATTAACCGCCAATGCACTGGCTTTTGATGGTAAAGCGGATGTAACGCTAGGTGATATTCCAAAAGTGCGTTTTGCTCTGCACAGTCCTAACATCGATTTGGATGAGTTTCTTGGTCTGAATAAGCCAGCAGAGAATGCTTCACAACCTGATACATCGGGTCCAGCAAATACAGACTCGACAAGCTCTAATAGCGACCCTGTATCTACAAATAGTGCTGCTGCATCGTCAAGTAAGCCACAAGCTGAAGTAGAACCTGATTTGTCAGCGTTGAAGACGTTGGACGTCAAAGGTGACATCACTATTGATAAGTTCAAAGCCAGCAACGCCAGAATGCAAAACGTCACAGCGAGCTTCTATGTCAATCGAGGGATTGCAGAGTTGACATCGTTCTCGTCAAACTTGTACCAAGGTTCAATTACTGCAACCGCTAAATTGGATGCACGTAAGAGCCCAGCATCTTACACAGCGAAGAAGCAAATCAAAGGTGTTAAAGTTCTGCCACTACTCAAAGACGTGGCAAACAATGACATGCTGGAAGGTACGGGCAACATTGATGTTGACGTTAAAGGCAGCAGTCTGACCCCAACGGGTATTCAGAAAAACTTGGTCGGGACTGTAGGTATTAACTTCACCGATGGCGCCGTTAACGGTATCAACGTTGCACAATTGATTCGTGAAAACTACGCCAAAATAAAAGGCCAGAAAGTTGAGTCTAGCAATGAGACACAAAAGACGGACTTTAGTGCGATGAAGGCGACGCTGAAACTGAACAAGGGTAATGTCTCGACCAACGATTTAACGATGCAATCACCACTGTTGCGTATTCGTGGCAACGGTAGTGCCAATTACCTGAACCAAACCGTTGATTTCACCGTCAGTACTTCAATTGTCGGTTCTCTAGAGGGGCAGGGTGGCAAAGACATTGATGAGTTACGTGATGTGACGATCCCAATCAACATTTCTGGCTCTTGGCAGCAGCCTAAATTCAAGCTGGTTTTCGATGATGTTCTGAAGCAAAAAGCGCAGAAAGAAATTGATCGCGGTCTGAAGAAACTTGATGAGAAGCTGGGTGAGAAAATCAAAGATGAAAAGACCAAAGAAGTGATCAATGGTTTACTGAAAGGTTTGTTCAACTAA